In Solanum stenotomum isolate F172 chromosome 6, ASM1918654v1, whole genome shotgun sequence, one DNA window encodes the following:
- the LOC125868751 gene encoding uncharacterized protein LOC125868751 — protein MDLGDGFVSKRRPRQQSLKCMVEIIEKRYELSQSGNSTNGRKRKKMETSGGDERNMENNRRRKFTRGTSESFTNQTFIKEVSANDDSSEEETDPNAVIVEEEEEDSDPGIVIVVEERRMRMRRRSLLIQPYILSRNSNLQLMLFERIRRRFLKSLSF, from the exons ATGGATTTAGGGGATGGCTTTGTTTCAAAGAGGAGGCCTAGACAACAATCTTTAAAATGTATGGTCGAGATAATTGAAAAGAGGTACGAGTTGAGTCAAAGTGGGAATTCTACTAatggaaggaaaagaaaaaagatggagACTTCTGGAGGTGACGAAAGAAATATGGAAAACAATAGGAGGAGGAAGTTCACTCGAGGAACTTCTGAGTCCTTCACAAATCAGACTTTCATCAAGGAAGTATCTGCTAATGATGATTCATCAGAGGAGGAGACTGATCCTAATGCTGTTATTgttgaggaggaggaggaggacaGTGATCCTGGTATTGTTATCGTTGTGGAGGAG AggaggatgaggatgaggaggagA AGTTTACTGATACAACCTTATATTCTAAGTCGGAATTCGAATCTTCAACTGATGCTTTTCGAAAGAATCCGAAGAAGATTCTTAAAGAGTCTGAGTTTCTGA
- the LOC125868749 gene encoding uncharacterized protein LOC125868749, which translates to MDKFFIKQPRFSSGPSVSSHVAPEAQRETITPSCSNVDCILGVEFLKRDPGERKPIFEYDSNIRDVVRRHYILMGPYQPKLRVYPKTTFGTRNRQFNHEWFNAPNSAWLEYIIGDNAIFCLCCYLFKNEFESRGNAGSFTQDGFKNWNHGPERIRLHVGEVNSIHNICLNKMLDFANQRQSIQSSFHKQSEKTKSDYRIRLNASIDVMLLLTNELNKALQKKDQDIVNVMGLLNLSKRRLQSMREWFGVFDG; encoded by the exons AtggataaattttttattaagcAACCACGTTTTAGTAGCGGTCCATCTGTTAGTTCACATGTAGCTCCAGAAGCTCAAAGAGAGACAATTACACCTTCTTGTTCAAATGTTGATTGTATTCTTGGGGTTGAATTTCTCAAACGGGATCCCGGAGAAAGAAAACCCATCTTTGAATATGATTCTAATATTCGAGATGTTGTGAGGAGACATTATATTTTGATGGGGCCTTATCAACCAAAACTTCGTGTATATCCTAAAACAACATTTGGAACTAGGAATCGACAATTTAATCATGAGTGGTTTAATGCTCCAAATTCTGCTTGGTTGGAATATATCATAGGTGATAATGCtatattttgtttgtgttgttaTCTCTTCAAGAATGAATTTGAAAGTCGTGGTAATGCAGGATCATTTACACAAGATGGTTTTAAGAATTGGAACCATGGTCCAGAAAGAATTCGATTGCATGTTGGTGAGGTGAATAGTATTCATAACATATGTTTGAATAAGATGCTTGATTTTGCGAATCAACGTCAATCAATTCAGTCTTCTTTTCACAAACAaagtgaaaaaacaaaaagtgaTTATCGAATTCGTTTAAATGCCTCAATCGATGTG ATGTTGCTTCTTACAAATGAATTGAACAAAGCTTTACAAAAGAAAGATCAAGATATTGTCAATGTTATGGGATTGCTTAATCTTTCAAAGAGAAGATTACAATCAATGAGAGAGTGGTTTGGAGTCTTTGATGGATAA